The following proteins come from a genomic window of Oncorhynchus mykiss isolate Arlee chromosome 19, USDA_OmykA_1.1, whole genome shotgun sequence:
- the grem1b gene encoding gremlin-1, translating to MARSARILCGMVFVLGLLSSPVDSKRIRGSQGAIPHPDKNNPNESEQQPQTPQAGSGSRGRGKSSAAPAEEVLESSQEALHVTERRYLKRDWCKTQPLKQTIHEEGCISRTIINRFCYGQCNSFYIPRHVRREEGAFQSCSFCKPKRFTTMTYTLNCPDQQPPTKKKRIQRVKQCRCISIELD from the coding sequence ATGGCCAGATCGGCGCGTATCCTCTGTGGCATGGTTTTCGTCCTTGGGCTGCTGTCATCTCCAGTGGATTCCAAACGGATCAGGGGCTCCCAAGGCGCCATCCCTCATCCTGACAAAAACAACCCAAACGAATCGGAGCAGCAACCACAGACACCGCAGGCGGGCTCTGGTTCCCGAGGGCGGGGAAAGAGCTCTGCTGCACCGGCTGAGGAGGTGCTGGAGTCCAGCCAAGAAGCGTTGCATGTCACCGAGCGCCGCTATCTGAAACGCGACTGGTGCAAGACCCAGCCACTCAAACAGACCATCCACGAGGAGGGCTGCATCAGCCGCACCATCATTAACAGGTTCTGCTACGGACAGTGTAATTCTTTTTACATCCCCAGACATGTCCGCAGGGAAGAGGGAGCCTTCCAGTCTTGTTCATTCTGCAAGCCGAAACGATTTACAACCATGACCTACACTTTGAACTGCCCGGACCAGCAGCCACCCACCAAGAAGAAGCGCATCCAGCGCGTAAAGCAGTGCCGCTGCATCTCCATAGAATTGGACTAG